The proteins below come from a single Crossiella sp. CA-258035 genomic window:
- a CDS encoding LysR family transcriptional regulator, whose product MDLGPQHLRMIDAIASARSISKAAIQLDLTQPAVSTMLRRVESHLGTQLFVRTPGGVTPTPVGAEVATRARAILAGLDDLDLVLAPPREQPDSPVLRIGLQASPLTGRVAGRLGSVLPFARVLLRVDPGCGTLTALLDSGALDLALYLEPDLPPAASRAVRQVLIECEPVYIGVAADGPLAARAELELAELAGQEWVDDPSDSGPWPAYFRQRCAEAGFTPRVTYWCGNWEMAAALVAAGRALGCFFPVDQPREGVVLKPVRGTPLAQRVVLASDHAHLAAARRLRAELGRAYLELVAASPGYARWWDQHPLAHPALPPVGTCRKAG is encoded by the coding sequence GTGGACCTGGGGCCTCAACACCTCCGGATGATCGACGCCATCGCCTCGGCCCGGAGCATCAGCAAGGCCGCCATCCAGCTCGACCTGACCCAGCCCGCGGTGAGCACCATGCTGCGCAGGGTGGAGAGCCACCTCGGCACCCAGCTGTTCGTGCGCACCCCCGGCGGCGTCACGCCCACCCCGGTCGGCGCGGAGGTCGCCACCAGGGCCCGGGCGATCCTGGCCGGGCTCGACGACCTGGACCTGGTGCTCGCTCCCCCGCGCGAGCAGCCGGACTCGCCGGTGCTGCGGATCGGCTTGCAGGCATCGCCGCTGACCGGTCGGGTGGCCGGGCGGCTGGGTTCGGTGCTGCCCTTCGCCAGGGTGCTGCTGCGGGTGGATCCCGGCTGCGGCACGCTCACCGCGCTGCTGGACTCCGGCGCGCTGGACCTCGCGCTGTACCTGGAACCCGACCTGCCCCCGGCCGCCTCGCGGGCGGTCCGGCAGGTGCTCATCGAGTGCGAACCGGTCTACATCGGGGTGGCCGCGGACGGTCCGCTGGCCGCGCGCGCCGAGCTGGAGCTGGCCGAGCTGGCCGGGCAGGAATGGGTGGACGACCCCTCGGACAGCGGGCCGTGGCCGGCCTACTTCCGGCAGCGGTGCGCCGAGGCCGGGTTCACGCCGAGGGTCACGTACTGGTGTGGCAACTGGGAGATGGCGGCGGCGCTGGTGGCGGCCGGTCGCGCGCTGGGCTGTTTCTTCCCGGTGGACCAGCCGAGGGAGGGGGTGGTGCTCAAGCCGGTTCGGGGCACGCCGCTCGCGCAGCGGGTGGTGCTGGCCAGCGATCACGCGCACCTGGCCGCGGCCCGGCGACTTCGCGCCGAGCTGGGCCGCGCCTACCTGGAACTGGTGGCGGCCAGTCCGGGGTACGCGCGCTGGTGGGACCAGCACCCGCTGGCGCACCCCGCCCTCCCTCCGGTCGGCACGTGCCGGAAAGCGGGGTGA
- a CDS encoding helix-turn-helix transcriptional regulator: MSGTEPLPDLLAALHRHGRVALFGPAGSGKTAVAHGVAAAAARGGALVMRSSPCAEDPAIVHSGLAELLTSLAPPSLAMVTGDRREVLSALVRRGPAPARGTDPLAVRLALAELLDALATRDGVLVVLDGVQWLDPDSRDALRGALRAVRSPGLRLLTTERRATAPVAGHELCQESWPVPMPALTPDALVDLVTGLGLPHRWTGQVLAHSGGNPALAVELTRALLAGGRAALPPEPLSPSPGARELIRLWLNEIGDPVRRCAVLAALCRDPTVTVLNRIRPGLAAEELATAEAARLLRVRHEEIRFTAAAIPLVLAADAGPDARARAHARLADAVDDPVAAVWHQAHAHQEPDRALARRLRAAAEESRTRGAHAFAAELGLLAARRLPPGEHAELVACLLAAAIDAGAAGRSDLARAAAHRVLPHAHRPADRVRVRLALLDAACQRLGGTEEVLAKAREEAGDDPELLAEVHLRTAIKAHIADGDTRRAAEEAGLAAALATGRGPARTLELALLMRARMQRGLGDPAAERTLARALECAPAVSARFLAARHAFFDDRLDAAREELLALLQHPVAHSGATTQLAEVLRCLVELEARAGHCRAAIEHARRLTGVLSEAGAAPGLSWYAMAVAESAGGEFARAARLARLGAAAAEEEGDVVFLPRSLLVLGTVELATGEAARAVAALERVRVLETAQQIADPSVLRWHGELAEALVGAGDPAAAATLVERTRHQALALDRPGVLAALDRAEALVRIARRDLDGAAGLLTGAGERFAALGLPIEHGRTLLALGRLERSRRRGPAARSAVRAALTAFQQRGARPWAALAATELDRLGSPAAIRPAVRGLTAAEAELAALVAEGLGNREAATRLFLSVKTVEGRLTRIYRKVGVRSRAQLVAALRRSPGGRIRPVDGEVT; this comes from the coding sequence GTGAGCGGAACGGAGCCCCTGCCGGACCTACTCGCGGCGCTGCACCGGCACGGCCGGGTGGCGCTGTTCGGACCGGCGGGCTCCGGCAAGACCGCGGTGGCCCACGGGGTGGCCGCCGCGGCGGCCAGGGGCGGCGCACTGGTGATGCGCTCCAGCCCCTGCGCCGAAGACCCGGCGATCGTCCACAGTGGACTGGCGGAGCTGCTCACCTCGCTGGCTCCGCCGTCGCTGGCGATGGTCACCGGGGACCGCAGGGAGGTGCTGTCGGCGCTGGTGCGCCGCGGCCCGGCGCCCGCCAGGGGAACGGACCCCCTGGCGGTGCGCCTTGCCCTGGCCGAACTCCTGGACGCCTTGGCCACGCGGGACGGGGTGCTGGTGGTGCTCGACGGCGTGCAGTGGCTGGACCCGGACAGCCGGGACGCCCTGCGCGGCGCGCTGCGGGCGGTGCGCTCGCCCGGTCTGCGGCTGCTCACCACCGAGCGCAGGGCCACCGCCCCGGTGGCCGGGCACGAGCTGTGCCAGGAGAGCTGGCCGGTGCCGATGCCCGCGCTGACCCCGGACGCGCTGGTGGACCTGGTCACCGGCCTCGGCCTGCCGCACCGGTGGACCGGCCAGGTGCTCGCGCACAGCGGCGGCAACCCGGCGCTGGCGGTGGAGCTCACCCGCGCGCTGCTGGCCGGTGGCCGGGCCGCGCTGCCCCCGGAACCGCTGTCCCCCTCCCCTGGCGCACGCGAACTGATCCGGTTGTGGCTCAACGAGATCGGCGATCCGGTGCGGCGCTGCGCGGTGCTGGCCGCGCTGTGCCGGGACCCGACGGTGACCGTGCTCAACCGCATCCGCCCCGGCCTGGCCGCCGAGGAGCTGGCCACCGCCGAGGCGGCGCGGCTGCTGCGGGTGCGGCACGAGGAGATCCGGTTCACCGCCGCGGCCATCCCGCTGGTGCTGGCCGCCGACGCCGGACCGGACGCCAGGGCGCGGGCGCACGCCCGGCTGGCCGACGCGGTGGACGATCCGGTGGCCGCGGTCTGGCACCAGGCGCACGCGCACCAGGAGCCCGACCGGGCGCTGGCGCGGCGGCTGCGCGCGGCCGCCGAGGAGTCCAGAACCCGTGGCGCGCATGCCTTCGCGGCCGAGCTGGGTCTGCTCGCCGCCCGCCGGCTGCCCCCTGGTGAACACGCCGAACTGGTGGCCTGCCTGCTCGCGGCGGCCATCGACGCGGGCGCGGCCGGCCGGTCCGACCTGGCCAGGGCGGCCGCGCACCGGGTGCTGCCGCACGCGCACCGGCCCGCCGACCGGGTGCGGGTCCGGCTGGCCCTGCTCGACGCGGCCTGCCAGCGGCTGGGCGGCACCGAGGAGGTGCTGGCCAAGGCCCGCGAGGAAGCAGGCGATGATCCGGAACTGCTGGCCGAGGTGCACCTGCGCACGGCGATCAAGGCGCACATCGCCGACGGCGACACCCGCCGCGCCGCCGAGGAGGCCGGGCTCGCCGCCGCGCTGGCCACCGGCCGCGGCCCGGCGCGCACCCTGGAACTGGCCCTGCTGATGCGGGCGAGGATGCAGCGCGGACTCGGCGACCCGGCCGCCGAACGAACCCTGGCCAGGGCCCTGGAGTGCGCGCCCGCGGTGTCCGCGCGGTTCCTGGCCGCCCGGCACGCCTTCTTCGACGACCGCCTGGACGCCGCGAGGGAAGAACTGCTGGCGCTGCTGCAACACCCGGTGGCGCACTCCGGGGCGACCACCCAGCTGGCCGAGGTGCTGCGCTGCCTGGTCGAGCTGGAGGCCCGCGCCGGGCACTGCCGGGCCGCCATCGAGCACGCGCGGCGGCTCACCGGGGTGCTCAGCGAGGCGGGCGCGGCCCCCGGACTGTCCTGGTACGCCATGGCCGTCGCCGAGTCCGCGGGTGGCGAGTTCGCCAGAGCCGCCCGGCTGGCCCGTCTCGGCGCGGCGGCGGCCGAGGAGGAGGGCGACGTGGTGTTCCTGCCGCGCAGTCTGCTGGTGCTCGGCACGGTCGAGCTGGCCACCGGCGAGGCCGCGCGGGCGGTGGCCGCGCTGGAGCGGGTGCGCGTGCTGGAGACCGCGCAGCAGATCGCCGACCCCTCCGTGCTGCGCTGGCACGGCGAACTGGCCGAAGCCCTGGTCGGCGCGGGCGATCCGGCCGCGGCCGCCACCCTGGTCGAACGCACCCGGCACCAGGCCCTCGCCCTGGACCGGCCGGGTGTGCTGGCCGCGCTGGACCGGGCCGAGGCCCTGGTGCGGATCGCGCGGCGCGACCTCGATGGCGCGGCCGGGCTGCTCACCGGCGCGGGCGAGCGCTTCGCCGCACTGGGCCTGCCGATCGAGCACGGCCGCACCCTGCTGGCGCTGGGCAGGCTGGAACGCAGCCGCCGCCGGGGCCCGGCCGCCCGGTCGGCGGTGCGCGCGGCGCTGACCGCCTTCCAGCAGCGCGGAGCCCGCCCGTGGGCCGCGCTGGCCGCCACCGAGCTGGACCGCCTGGGCTCCCCGGCCGCGATCCGGCCCGCCGTGCGCGGGCTGACCGCGGCCGAGGCCGAGCTGGCCGCGCTGGTGGCCGAGGGGCTGGGCAACCGGGAGGCGGCCACCCGGCTGTTCCTCAGCGTCAAGACGGTCGAGGGCAGGCTCACCCGGATCTACCGCAAGGTCGGCGTCCGCTCGCGCGCCCAGCTGGTCGCCGCGCTGCGCCGGTCACCCGGAGGGCGCATTAGACCGGTGGATGGGGAAGTGACATAG
- a CDS encoding metallophosphoesterase family protein, which translates to MLVAVLADTHAPRRWKGCPPAVAEHLREADVILHAGDVCTANVLHELAAFAPVHAVLGNNDGPDVAAWGAPETLELDLDGLRVAMIHDSGQANGRTARMRRRFPEADLVVFGHSHIPMDVTGDGVRIFNPGSPTDRRRQPQGTMGLLRIERGELAEARIIPVT; encoded by the coding sequence GTGCTGGTCGCCGTGCTCGCCGACACCCATGCCCCGCGCCGCTGGAAGGGCTGCCCGCCCGCGGTCGCCGAACACCTGCGCGAGGCGGACGTGATCCTGCACGCCGGTGACGTGTGCACCGCGAACGTGCTCCACGAGCTGGCCGCCTTCGCCCCGGTGCACGCGGTGCTGGGCAACAACGACGGCCCGGACGTCGCCGCCTGGGGCGCGCCGGAGACCCTGGAGCTGGACCTGGACGGACTGCGGGTGGCGATGATCCACGACAGCGGCCAGGCCAACGGCCGCACCGCGCGGATGCGCCGCCGGTTCCCCGAGGCGGACCTGGTCGTCTTCGGCCACTCGCACATCCCGATGGACGTCACCGGCGACGGCGTCCGGATCTTTAACCCGGGCTCGCCCACCGACCGCCGCCGTCAGCCGCAGGGCACCATGGGCCTGCTGCGGATCGAGCGCGGTGAGCTGGCCGAGGCCCGGATCATCCCGGTGACCTAG
- a CDS encoding GNAT family N-acetyltransferase, with amino-acid sequence MQVFLETDRLVLRRFTESDVDNLVQLDSDPEVMRFLTGEPTPRAVIEHQVLPKLLSHYELGPAGTWATIEHATGEFIGWLALEPPADGSATEVELGYRFQARFWGRGYATEGARALVRKGFTDLGVQRVWAQTMAVNTASRRVMERAGLKHVRTFFPHFDDPLPGTEQGEVEYELLRADWTG; translated from the coding sequence GTGCAGGTCTTCCTGGAAACCGACCGGCTGGTGCTGCGCCGGTTCACCGAGTCCGATGTGGACAACCTGGTGCAGCTGGACAGCGATCCCGAGGTGATGCGCTTCCTCACCGGCGAGCCGACGCCACGCGCGGTGATCGAGCACCAGGTGCTGCCCAAGCTGCTCTCCCACTACGAGCTCGGCCCCGCCGGGACCTGGGCCACCATCGAGCACGCCACCGGCGAGTTCATCGGCTGGCTCGCCCTGGAACCGCCTGCCGACGGCAGCGCCACCGAGGTGGAGCTCGGCTACCGGTTCCAGGCGCGGTTCTGGGGCCGGGGTTATGCCACCGAGGGCGCGCGGGCGTTGGTGCGCAAGGGTTTCACCGACCTGGGCGTGCAGCGGGTGTGGGCCCAGACGATGGCGGTCAACACCGCCTCCCGCCGGGTGATGGAGCGGGCCGGGCTCAAGCACGTGCGGACCTTCTTCCCGCACTTCGACGATCCGCTGCCGGGCACCGAGCAGGGCGAGGTCGAGTACGAGCTGCTGCGCGCGGACTGGACCGGCTAG
- a CDS encoding ROK family protein: MQVDVNATSGPLSPGRILAVLRRDGPMTRQELQARVGLSRATMVERLDALSRMKLLRTAGRQASSGGRPAELLAADEAGRCALVADIGVSHLAVAVADLTATVLAVRREKVPARQDPAAVLERVLALGAELLAETGRAEDFCVLAAGIPGQVDPTSGANTAPPSMPGWSGTAVHDAIAARVRVPVVVENDANALAFGEHLADGAPATTMLGVKVGTGIGSGVVINGRPYRGVTGSVGEIGHIKLAGHEERCACGRSGCLAAVASGRALLRLLRPSGVRTLADVVRQVEQGREEAVATVTEAGRQLGGVLATVVSIVNPQHLRLGGPIGALPRFADAVRAAVLDQAHPVALLGLREITPARLGDQAPLIGLAGLAADAVFDPSTVDAQLA, translated from the coding sequence GTGCAGGTGGACGTCAACGCCACATCAGGACCGCTGTCCCCCGGCCGGATCCTGGCGGTGTTGCGCAGGGACGGCCCGATGACCCGGCAGGAGCTCCAGGCCAGGGTCGGGCTCTCCCGCGCCACCATGGTCGAGCGCCTGGACGCGCTGAGCAGGATGAAGCTGCTGCGCACGGCCGGTCGCCAGGCATCCAGCGGCGGCAGACCGGCCGAGCTGCTGGCCGCCGACGAGGCCGGGCGGTGTGCCCTGGTCGCCGACATCGGGGTCAGCCACCTGGCGGTCGCGGTCGCCGACCTGACTGCCACCGTGCTGGCGGTGCGCCGGGAGAAGGTGCCGGCCCGGCAGGACCCGGCGGCAGTGCTGGAGCGGGTGCTGGCCCTCGGCGCGGAACTACTCGCTGAGACCGGCCGCGCCGAGGACTTCTGCGTGCTGGCCGCGGGCATCCCCGGCCAGGTGGACCCGACCTCCGGCGCGAACACCGCGCCACCGAGCATGCCGGGCTGGTCCGGCACCGCGGTGCACGACGCCATCGCGGCCAGGGTGCGGGTGCCGGTGGTGGTGGAGAACGACGCGAACGCGCTGGCCTTCGGCGAGCACCTGGCCGACGGCGCCCCGGCCACCACCATGCTCGGGGTGAAGGTGGGCACCGGCATCGGCAGCGGCGTGGTGATCAACGGCCGCCCGTACCGGGGCGTCACCGGCAGCGTCGGCGAGATCGGCCACATCAAGCTCGCCGGTCACGAGGAGCGCTGCGCCTGCGGCCGCTCCGGCTGCCTGGCCGCGGTGGCCAGCGGCCGCGCCCTGCTCCGCCTGCTCCGCCCCAGCGGCGTGCGCACGCTGGCCGACGTGGTGCGCCAAGTGGAACAGGGCCGCGAGGAGGCGGTCGCCACGGTGACTGAGGCGGGACGACAGCTCGGCGGCGTGCTGGCCACAGTGGTCAGCATCGTCAACCCGCAACACCTCCGCCTCGGCGGCCCGATCGGCGCACTGCCACGGTTCGCCGACGCGGTCCGCGCGGCCGTGCTGGACCAGGCACACCCGGTGGCGCTGCTGGGCCTGCGCGAGATCACCCCGGCCCGCCTCGGCGACCAGGCACCGTTGATCGGGCTGGCCGGGCTGGCCGCGGACGCGGTGTTCGATCCGTCCACTGTGGACGCTCAACTGGCCTAG
- a CDS encoding AI-2E family transporter, producing the protein MSSTSGSAAADGHHDLVGQPHDEQREGPLAHAEAEAARISEPGAPLGTLGPRFNRRSPFLIGLAAAAGVAVTYGLVLVLTDLRGVLIVIGLALFLAIGIEPLVSWLVNRRFPRWLAVTAVFLAGFGVVGGFLAVAVPVLAEQVMQFAERAPAYLRQAVAEHSWLARLNERVELRQVLEQVLSGSAGLVQAGLAVFSTLADLVILLVLTVYFTVELPRVRTGLYRFVPHSRRPRTILISDEICVKVGGYVLGNLLVSLIAGALTLVWLLVFDVPYALLLALTVALLDLIPVVGSIAGGVLISLVALTVSVPVGLATVGFVVGYRLLEDYLLIPKIIGRTVRVPALVTVVAVVLGGALLGVVGALVAIPVAAALLLITQEVVYPRLDRA; encoded by the coding sequence ATGTCCTCGACCTCGGGTTCGGCCGCCGCCGACGGCCACCACGACCTGGTCGGCCAGCCGCACGACGAGCAGCGGGAGGGTCCGCTGGCGCACGCCGAGGCCGAGGCGGCGCGGATCAGCGAACCCGGCGCGCCACTGGGCACCCTCGGCCCGCGTTTCAACCGGCGCTCGCCGTTCCTGATCGGGCTGGCCGCGGCCGCCGGGGTCGCGGTCACCTACGGGCTGGTGCTGGTGCTGACCGACCTGCGCGGGGTGCTGATCGTCATCGGCCTCGCGCTGTTCCTGGCCATCGGGATCGAACCGCTGGTCTCCTGGCTGGTGAACCGGCGCTTCCCGCGCTGGCTGGCGGTCACCGCGGTGTTCCTGGCTGGGTTCGGAGTGGTGGGCGGCTTCCTGGCGGTGGCCGTCCCGGTGCTGGCGGAGCAGGTCATGCAGTTCGCCGAGCGGGCGCCGGCGTACCTGCGCCAGGCGGTGGCGGAGCACTCCTGGCTGGCCCGGCTCAACGAACGGGTCGAGCTGCGGCAGGTGCTGGAACAGGTGCTCAGCGGCAGCGCGGGCCTGGTGCAGGCCGGGCTGGCGGTGTTCAGCACCCTGGCCGACCTGGTGATCCTGCTGGTGCTGACGGTCTACTTCACCGTCGAGCTGCCGAGGGTGCGCACCGGGCTGTACCGGTTCGTGCCGCACTCGCGGCGGCCGAGGACGATCCTGATCAGCGATGAGATCTGCGTCAAGGTCGGCGGTTACGTGCTGGGCAACCTGCTGGTCTCGCTGATCGCCGGCGCGCTCACCCTGGTCTGGCTGCTGGTCTTCGACGTGCCCTACGCCCTGCTGCTGGCGCTCACCGTGGCGCTGCTGGACCTGATCCCGGTGGTCGGCTCGATCGCGGGCGGCGTGCTGATCAGCCTGGTCGCGCTGACCGTCTCGGTCCCGGTGGGCCTGGCCACCGTCGGCTTCGTGGTGGGCTACCGGCTGCTGGAGGACTACCTGCTGATCCCGAAGATCATCGGCCGCACGGTGCGGGTGCCCGCCCTGGTCACGGTGGTGGCGGTGGTGCTGGGCGGGGCACTGCTCGGCGTGGTCGGCGCACTGGTGGCGATCCCGGTGGCCGCCGCGCTGCTGCTGATCACCCAGGAGGTCGTGTACCCGAGGCTGGACCGCGCCTAG
- a CDS encoding extracellular solute-binding protein: MAGFSRRSLLRGVLATGAGAAAAPLLGGCVGFATSGTSGLTFLSTQFTPVEEAERFRSLLRRSFDAEVGYVTSDPGQFTTQVRSQVEAGNVRVALLGGLHGDLAPLAPDCLTDLTDLVADFSALGWPPEYLELAKAGTDRTWYVPWAQASYLLAAHVDALAHLPSGADPEDLSYEQFLDWAVNARRANGNRPMLGLPGGPKGLLHRFLQGYLLPSFTGGQITTFNSPEAVTAWEYLRELWRNCAPASTNYDFMQDPLEAGEVRFAWDHVARLVNVPKREPDRWRMLPAPRGPKGRGYMAVLTGLAIPKGAPHQDQARRLIATLSKAQTQIELLRANAFFPTVRTPIPADLPPAIRLEAAAVAKQRQLPGALLSLPPVGLGSREGELGKAFRDCFQSIVLGGADTRSTVDRQTGVLAKVLAEAKVPCWAPDPRGDGVCEVG, from the coding sequence GTGGCCGGGTTCTCCCGCCGATCGCTGCTGCGTGGCGTGCTGGCCACGGGCGCGGGGGCGGCGGCCGCGCCGCTGCTGGGCGGCTGCGTCGGCTTCGCCACCTCCGGCACCTCGGGCCTGACCTTCCTGTCCACCCAGTTCACCCCGGTGGAGGAGGCGGAGCGGTTCCGGTCGCTGCTGCGCCGCAGCTTCGACGCCGAGGTCGGCTACGTCACCAGCGACCCCGGGCAGTTCACCACCCAGGTGCGCAGCCAGGTCGAGGCGGGCAACGTGCGGGTCGCGCTGCTCGGCGGCCTGCACGGCGACCTGGCCCCGCTCGCCCCGGACTGCCTCACCGACCTCACCGACCTGGTGGCCGACTTCAGCGCGCTCGGCTGGCCGCCGGAGTACCTGGAACTGGCCAAGGCGGGCACCGACCGCACCTGGTACGTGCCGTGGGCGCAGGCCAGCTACCTGCTCGCCGCGCACGTGGACGCGTTGGCCCATCTGCCATCCGGTGCTGATCCCGAGGACCTGAGCTACGAGCAGTTCCTGGACTGGGCGGTGAACGCCCGCCGCGCCAACGGGAACCGGCCGATGCTCGGCCTGCCCGGCGGTCCCAAGGGCCTGCTGCACCGCTTCCTCCAGGGTTACCTGCTGCCCTCCTTCACCGGCGGGCAGATCACCACCTTCAACTCCCCGGAGGCCGTCACCGCCTGGGAGTACCTGCGCGAGCTCTGGCGCAACTGCGCCCCGGCCAGCACCAACTACGACTTCATGCAGGACCCGCTGGAGGCCGGTGAGGTGCGCTTCGCCTGGGACCACGTGGCCCGGCTGGTCAACGTGCCCAAGCGCGAACCGGACCGCTGGCGGATGCTGCCCGCCCCGCGCGGGCCCAAGGGACGCGGCTACATGGCCGTGCTCACCGGCCTGGCCATCCCCAAGGGCGCGCCGCACCAGGACCAGGCGCGCCGGCTGATCGCCACCCTGAGCAAGGCGCAGACCCAGATCGAACTGTTGCGCGCCAACGCCTTCTTCCCCACCGTGCGCACCCCGATCCCGGCGGACCTGCCGCCGGCGATCCGGCTGGAGGCCGCCGCGGTGGCCAAGCAGCGGCAGCTGCCCGGCGCGCTGCTGTCCCTGCCGCCGGTCGGGCTGGGCAGCCGGGAAGGGGAGCTGGGCAAGGCGTTCCGGGACTGCTTCCAGTCCATCGTGCTCGGCGGGGCGGACACTCGATCCACTGTGGACAGACAAACCGGGGTGCTGGCCAAGGTGCTGGCCGAGGCCAAGGTGCCGTGCTGGGCGCCGGATCCGCGCGGCGACGGCGTTTGCGAGGTGGGCTGA